A window of the Juglans microcarpa x Juglans regia isolate MS1-56 chromosome 5D, Jm3101_v1.0, whole genome shotgun sequence genome harbors these coding sequences:
- the LOC121266156 gene encoding nuclear intron maturase 1, mitochondrial — MSVRTIIKHLHRHHHYLIKHLASSRSLSSIATYPPSQPTRHVIQNHNQDQDPYSLLKEDPIQICSSLWVKTFSSPPDITVPNLTGFLSKLDLWVLAYQRSCAQVTGTFPPRNAIHSHVLSELLSLRNAVVHGQFFWNKKTQQYIRSPNDKPVTRVISKRKLQAILESDEPCFQDRVVQEVLLMVLEPVFEARFSPKSQAFRPGRNAHTVIRTIRSNFAGYLWFLKGDLSEIFDNVDGRVVLGCVEKAVKDKKVLGLIKSALKGPVRDRSQLETEDKEELRKKKKKRQSKKKKILNENEPKPDPYWLRTFFNFAPKEAAKVPSYGYCGILSPLLANVCLNELDHMMEEKIVEFFRPSKLDSIWKDSINDGCHNPAWPEFVPSSGKEKTRKMDYIRYGGHFLIGIRGPREDAVQVRKEIIEFCESRFGLRLDNSKVEIEHITRGINFLDHIICRRVIHPTLRYTGTGGNIVSEKGVGTLLSVTASLQQCIRQFRRLELVKGDKDPEPLPCNPMLYSSQAHSNSQMNKFLETMADWYRYADNRKKVVGFCAYVIRSSLAKLYAARYRLKSRAKVYKIASRDLSHPLRASSNNSAPEYSDLLRMGLVDAIEGVQFSHMSLIPSCDYTPFPRNWVPDHENVLREYIRLQDPKFFCELHRSIKRHGLSLPQDEISEIVWDYKTFGVWKSRSFDETKTNEGSGKVDGAL; from the coding sequence atgtcagTCAGAACAATTATCAAACACCTCCATCGTCACCACCATTACTTGATTAAACACCTTGCTTCCTCTCGCTCCCTTTCCTCCATCGCAACCTACCCTCCGTCACAGCCAACACGCCACGTTATCCAAAACCACAACCAAGATCAAGACCCGTACTCACTCCTCAAGGAGGATCCTATCCAAATCTGCTCCTCCCTCTGGGTCAAGACATTTTCTTCACCACCAGACATAACCGTCCCTAACCTCACCGGCTTCCTCTCCAAACTCGACCTCTGGGTCCTGGCCTACCAGCGCTCCTGCGCTCAAGTGACAGGCACATTCCCTCCTCGCAACGCCATCCATTCTCATGTCCTCTCCGAGCTCCTCTCCCTCCGAAACGCCGTCGTCCATGGGCAATTCTTCTGGAACAAGAAGACCCAGCAATACATTCGGAGCCCCAACGACAAGCCCGTTACTAGAGTTATCTCCAAACGCAAGCTTCAGGCGATTCTTGAATCCGACGAGCCTTGTTTCCAAGACAGGGTCGTTCAGGAGGTCCTCTTGATGGTGTTGGAGCCGGTTTTTGAGGCCCGGTTCTCGCCAAAATCACAAGCGTTTCGGCCTGGACGGAATGCACATACGGTGATTCGGACCATTCGTAGTAACTTCGCCGGGTACCTGTGGTTCCTGAAAGGCGATTTGAGTGAGATATTTGATAATGTAGATGGACGTGTGGTATTGGGTTGTGTTGAAAAGGCCGTTAAGGATAAGAAAGTGTTGGGTTTGATCAAATCGGCGCTCAAAGGACCGGTTAGGGATCGATCACAATTAGAAACtgaagataaagaagaactgagaaagaagaagaagaaacggcagtctaagaagaagaagatcctcAATGAGAATGAGCCCAAGCCGGATCCTTATTGGTTgagaacattttttaatttcgcACCTAAAGAGGCTGCTAAGGTACCCTCTTATGGTTATTGTGGAATTCTTAGTCCTTTGCTTGCTAATGTGTGTCTTAATGAATTGGATCATATGATGGAAGAGAAAATAGTTGAGTTTTTTAGGCCGTCTAAGCTTGATTCGATATGGAAAGATTCTATTAATGATGGGTGTCATAACCCAGCTTGGCCAGAGTTTGTTCCTTCTAGTGGGAAAGAGAAAACTAGGAAAATGGATTATATACGATATGGGGGTCATTTCTTGATCGGGATCCGGGGCCCTAGAGAGGACGCAGTGCAAGTTAGAAAGGAAATAATTGAGTTTTGTGAAAGCAGATTTGGGTTAAGGTTGGATAATTCAAAGGTGGAGATAGAACACATTACCAGGGGTATTAATTTCTTGGACCATATAATTTGTCGCAGGGTGATACACCCGACACTTCGTTACACTGGTACTGGAGGTAATATTGTGAGTGAAAAGGGTGTAGGTACTTTGCTTTCGGTTACTGCTAGCTTACAACAGTGTATTCGCCAATTCAGGCGGCTTGAGTTAGTTAAGGGTGATAAGGATCCTGAGCCATTGCCTTGCAACCCAATGTTGTATTCCAGTCAAGCTCATTCAAATTCCCAGATGAACAAGTTCCTTGAGACCATGGCCGATTGGTACAGATACGCTGACAATCGCAAGAAAGTCGTTGGGTTTTGTGCTTATGTGATTAGGAGCTCTTTAGCTAaactatatgctgcaaggtatAGACTAAAGTCTCGTGCCAAGGTGTATAAGATAGCTTCACGTGATCTTAGCCATCCTCTGAGGGCGAGCAGTAACAATTCAGCTCCTGAATATTCAGATCTTTTGAGGATGGGACTTGTCGATGCTATTGAAGGTGTTCAGTTTTCTCACATGTCTTTGATTCCATCATGTGATTACACCCCGTTTCCTAGGAATTGGGTCCCGGATCATGAGAATGTGTTGCGAGAATATATTAGACTGCAAGACCCAAAATTCTTTTGTGAACTGCATAGATCAATTAAACGGCATGGTTTAAGTTTGCCTCAAGATGAGATATCTGAGATTGTATGGGACTACAAAACTTTTGGGGTATGGAAAAGTCGGTCCTTTGATGAAACTAAAACAAATGAGGGTTCAGGGAAGGTGGATGGGGCCTTGTGA